The Montipora capricornis isolate CH-2021 chromosome 3, ASM3666992v2, whole genome shotgun sequence genome window below encodes:
- the LOC138041241 gene encoding uncharacterized protein, whose translation MDKSEYLRLLSEASINDASKFRPVPLERPPSRGRPPTYYHPLLKKEKDLDSTVRRILPKPIAETVCPTGSRLAHLYGLPKTHKENLAMRPILSAKQTYNYALAKWLDTKLKPLSLNQYTVSDIFEFTNEIQNMEIANGDILVSYDVSSLFTNVPLDETIEILANRAFTNNWFNVTYDLNLTKMDLVDLLRVATKEQLFQFNGALYEQTDGVAMGSPLGPLLANVFMTSIEENLERQGKLPSFYRRYVDDTLTIMPNMAAASSFLDTLNLAHSSVKFTMETESNGMLPFLGTQLLNRSPRIETKVYVKPTNSGLLLHFQSNVDNRYKNGLLRTMLDRAHRLSSSWSHFSDECDRLKSVFSRLKYPKQLVNSTIKRFVDSKVCDQPRTLSTAQETDNMVRVVLPFKDQNSAEFVKKQLKDLSLKVNKTIQPVFTSRKIEQELKVKEAKPPIINQQCVVYKFQCDLCGEGYVGYTRGHLHNRVKGHKQQSSAIARHYKNAQGLIPRDLLKRFEVLKKCKNKFDCLVFEMLFIRTLKPSLNVQSDSIRAKVFL comes from the coding sequence ATGGACAAGTCCGAATATTTACGCCTATTATCTGAAGCTTCCATCAATGACGCAAGTAAATTTCGGCCTGTTCCCCTGGAAAGGCCTCCAAGTAGAGGTAGACCACCAACTTATTACCACCCTCTtctaaagaaagagaaagatttaGACTCTACTGTCCGTCGAATTCTGCCCAAGCCCATTGCGGAGACTGTGTGCCCTACAGGCTCCAGATTAGCCCATTTATATGGCTTACCAAAGACACACAAGGAGAACTTAGCGATGCGCCCTATTCTATCAGCAAAGCAAACATACAACTACGCGCTGGCTAAATGGCTTGACACTAAACTTAAGCCTTTGTCTTTGAATCAGTACACAGTATCTGACATATTTGAATTTACGAACGAAATTCAAAACATGGAAATAGCAAACGGTGACATTCTGGTTTCGTATGATGTGTCTTCCCTGTTCACAAACGTACCCTTGGATGAAACGATAGAGATACTCGCGAACAGAGCTTTCACCAACAATTGGTTTAACGTAACGTACGACTTGAATTTGACGAAAATGGACCTTGTTGACCTTCTCAGAGTAGCTACAAAAGAACAACTTTTCCAATTCAATGGAGCCTTGTATGAACAGACTGATGGTGTGGCCATGGGTTCTCCCCTTGGCCCCTTGCTCGCTAATGTTTTCATGACCTCAATCGAAGAAAACCTCGAACGACAAGGAAAACTCCCTTCGTTCTATCGAAGATATGTAGACGACACCCTGACCATCATGCCGAATATGGCGGCAGCATCTAGCTTTCTAGACacattaaaccttgcacattcaTCCGTAAAATTCACCATGGAAACTGAAAGCAATGGTATGTTGCCATTTCTGGGAACTCAGTTACTGAATCGATCTCCCCGGATAGAGACAAAGGTCTACGTAAAACCCACGAATTCAGGTCtccttctgcattttcagagCAATGTTGACAATCGGTACAAGAATGGCTTGCTGAGAACTATGCTCGATCGAGCACACCGTTTATCTTCTTCTTGGTCACACTTCTCAGACGAATGTGACCGTTTGAAGTCAGTTTTCTCACGCCTAAAGTACCCGAAACAACTCGTAAATTCCACTATCAAACGCTTTGTTGACTCAAAGGTCTGCGACCAACCGCGAACTTTATCAACAGCCCAAGAGACGGATAACATGGTTCGAGTagtcttgccatttaaagaccaaaactcagcagaatttgttaaaaaacaacttaaggatttgagcctgaaagtaaacaaaaccatccagcctgtatttaccagcagaaaaattgaacaggaactgaaagtgaaagaggcaaagccgccgatcataaatcagcagtgtgttgtatataaatttcaatgtgacctttgtggtgaaggttatgtaggctacacacgcggacatttacacaatcgtgtaaaggGACATAAGCAACAGTCCTCGGCTATTGCCAGACACTATAAGAACGCACAGGGGTTGATCCCTCGGGAcctgcttaaacgctttgaggtgctcaaaaaatgtaaaaacaaatttgattgcttagtgtttgaaatgttatttataagaacacttaagcctagcctcaatgtgcaatcggattccattcgtgctaaagtattcttatag
- the LOC138041242 gene encoding substance-K receptor-like isoform X1, with the protein MNNSSETLNVTYNFLPECSQEMWSPALEWVKKLVYLILVFFAIFGNALVIRIVFTHRRMKSTTNYLIVNMAVSDLFMAIFNMIPTAVSMLRGKHSWLTDGPFGQISCKMLNFSQGTSMACSIITLTTSAFDRYFAIVFPLWKVATVGKIRWLVTLIWIASFAFASPMLYAAKVQLFYGVPFCIENWSPAFDHNKAAAIYTIVSFVLLYALPLSVIFILYSKIIVTVWGRHIPGNTTPANVQLLDKSKKNVLKMLVTVVVAFGLCWFLIHINLLLQDFTDIFPASCGIPVELQTTGFLFAHANSAINCCIYAVFSQDFRHGFKEILRPLFPLRSEPSLLRRTRSRGTMETRRSTKRDKMQPAALKPFGETVI; encoded by the exons ATGAACAACAGTAGTGAGACACTTAATGTCACCTACAATTTTTTGCCTGAGTGCTCGCAGGAAATGTGGTCCCCTGCACTGGAATGGGTGAAGAAACTCGTTTATCTGATTCTCGTGTTCTTTGCTATATTTGGAAACGCTTTGGTTATTCGTATAGTATTCACACACAGACGGATGAAATCGACAACCAACTATCTCATTGTCAATATGGCG GTTAGTGATCTCTTTATGGCAATTTTTAACATGATACCGACCGCTGTAAGCATGTTACGCGGAAAACATTCGTGGCTGACTGATGGTCCCTTTGGACAGATATCCTGCAAGATGCTCAACTTCTCACAGGGAACTTCCATGGCGTGTTCTATAATTACCCTCACCACTTCGGCTTTTGACAGATACTTTGCAATCGTTTTTCCTCTATGGAAAGTCGCCACCGTTGGAAAGATAAGATGGCTGGTGACTTTAATCTGGATCGCGTCGTTCGCATTTGCATCCCCCATGCTCTATGCTGCGAAGGTTCAGCTCTTTTATGGTGTTCCCTTCTGCATCGAGAACTGGTCCCCAGCATTTGACCACAACAAGGCAGCAGCGATTTACACCATTGTATCATTCGTGCTACTGTACGCATTACCTCTGTCcgtgattttcattttgtactcGAAAATCATCGTAACTGTCTGGGGAAGACACATTCCAGGCAACACGACGCCGGCCAATGTCCAGCTGCTCGACAAGTCCAAGAAAAACGTGTTAAAAATGTTGGTAACCGTGGTCGTTGCCTTTGGACTGTGCTGGTTTCTGATACATATAAATTTGCTTTTGCAAGATTTTACTGACATTTTTCCCGCCTCTTGTGGTATTCCCGTAGAGCTACAGACCACTGGCTTTTTATTCGCCCATGCAAATAGTGCTATTAACTGCTGCATATACGCTGTATTCAGTCAAGATTTCCGACACGGATTCAAAGAGATTTTGAGACCTCTGTTTCCGCTGCGATCCGAGCCCTCATTACTTAGGAGAACGCGAAGCCGGGGCACCATGGAAACAAGACGAAGCACAAAAAGAGATAAGATGCAACCCGCAGCTTTGAAACCCTTCGGAGAAACTGTCATTTAA
- the LOC138041242 gene encoding substance-K receptor-like isoform X2 encodes MNNSSETLNVTYNFLPECSQEMWSPALEWVKKLVYLILVFFAIFGNALVIRIVFTHRRMKSTTNYLIVNMAISCKMLNFSQGTSMACSIITLTTSAFDRYFAIVFPLWKVATVGKIRWLVTLIWIASFAFASPMLYAAKVQLFYGVPFCIENWSPAFDHNKAAAIYTIVSFVLLYALPLSVIFILYSKIIVTVWGRHIPGNTTPANVQLLDKSKKNVLKMLVTVVVAFGLCWFLIHINLLLQDFTDIFPASCGIPVELQTTGFLFAHANSAINCCIYAVFSQDFRHGFKEILRPLFPLRSEPSLLRRTRSRGTMETRRSTKRDKMQPAALKPFGETVI; translated from the exons ATGAACAACAGTAGTGAGACACTTAATGTCACCTACAATTTTTTGCCTGAGTGCTCGCAGGAAATGTGGTCCCCTGCACTGGAATGGGTGAAGAAACTCGTTTATCTGATTCTCGTGTTCTTTGCTATATTTGGAAACGCTTTGGTTATTCGTATAGTATTCACACACAGACGGATGAAATCGACAACCAACTATCTCATTGTCAATATGGCG ATATCCTGCAAGATGCTCAACTTCTCACAGGGAACTTCCATGGCGTGTTCTATAATTACCCTCACCACTTCGGCTTTTGACAGATACTTTGCAATCGTTTTTCCTCTATGGAAAGTCGCCACCGTTGGAAAGATAAGATGGCTGGTGACTTTAATCTGGATCGCGTCGTTCGCATTTGCATCCCCCATGCTCTATGCTGCGAAGGTTCAGCTCTTTTATGGTGTTCCCTTCTGCATCGAGAACTGGTCCCCAGCATTTGACCACAACAAGGCAGCAGCGATTTACACCATTGTATCATTCGTGCTACTGTACGCATTACCTCTGTCcgtgattttcattttgtactcGAAAATCATCGTAACTGTCTGGGGAAGACACATTCCAGGCAACACGACGCCGGCCAATGTCCAGCTGCTCGACAAGTCCAAGAAAAACGTGTTAAAAATGTTGGTAACCGTGGTCGTTGCCTTTGGACTGTGCTGGTTTCTGATACATATAAATTTGCTTTTGCAAGATTTTACTGACATTTTTCCCGCCTCTTGTGGTATTCCCGTAGAGCTACAGACCACTGGCTTTTTATTCGCCCATGCAAATAGTGCTATTAACTGCTGCATATACGCTGTATTCAGTCAAGATTTCCGACACGGATTCAAAGAGATTTTGAGACCTCTGTTTCCGCTGCGATCCGAGCCCTCATTACTTAGGAGAACGCGAAGCCGGGGCACCATGGAAACAAGACGAAGCACAAAAAGAGATAAGATGCAACCCGCAGCTTTGAAACCCTTCGGAGAAACTGTCATTTAA